One window of the Brevundimonas goettingensis genome contains the following:
- a CDS encoding PilZ domain-containing protein, protein MTIQQEDRRLEPRRPSHARGVVLASGFELGCVIVDTSSNGMKLRLDRQMALPSPVIVVDIAAGTACEADTAWTKGAETGLKCRNQTSLRGLVPARLAAARDAWRRAGGR, encoded by the coding sequence CCGCGCCGGCCCAGTCACGCTCGGGGCGTGGTTCTGGCCTCCGGCTTCGAACTCGGCTGCGTCATCGTCGATACCTCCAGCAACGGCATGAAGCTTCGGCTCGACCGCCAGATGGCCCTGCCCTCGCCCGTCATCGTCGTCGATATCGCCGCCGGCACCGCCTGCGAGGCCGACACGGCCTGGACAAAAGGCGCCGAGACCGGCCTCAAATGCCGCAACCAGACCTCCCTGCGCGGCCTGGTCCCCGCCCGTCTCGCCGCCGCGCGAGACGCCTGGCGCCGTGCGGGCGGGCGCTAG